One Telluria mixta DNA window includes the following coding sequences:
- a CDS encoding polysaccharide deacetylase family protein, translated as MAPLLVLKIDVDTYRGTREGVPNLVRMLTAHGAGATFLFSLGPDHTGWAMRRALRPGFFQKVSRTSVVEHYGFKTLMYGVLLPGPDIGAKAAAEMRAARDAGFECGIHTWDHVWWQDNVRGRDAAWTDRMMKKSEQRYTQVFGEPPHTHGAAGWQMNQHAFARHDAVGYRYASDGRAQLRDDGSLADPQFGPYRYRGLSHIQMPTTLPTLDELLGREIDGTVIDETNIASHLLKLTAHPQRDHVYTLHAELEGQKLAPIFEQLLSGWKAQGYRLASMADYYEKIKGDPLPEHPVQWGELPGRSGQLIILDKTM; from the coding sequence TTGGCACCGCTGCTCGTCCTCAAGATCGACGTCGACACCTACCGCGGCACGCGCGAAGGCGTGCCCAACCTCGTGCGCATGTTGACGGCGCACGGGGCCGGTGCGACGTTCCTGTTTTCGCTGGGCCCGGACCACACGGGATGGGCGATGCGGCGCGCGCTGCGTCCCGGCTTCTTCCAGAAGGTGTCGCGCACGTCCGTCGTGGAGCACTATGGCTTCAAGACGCTGATGTACGGCGTGCTGCTGCCCGGCCCGGACATCGGGGCGAAGGCGGCCGCCGAGATGCGCGCCGCGCGCGACGCCGGCTTCGAATGCGGCATCCACACGTGGGACCACGTCTGGTGGCAGGACAACGTACGCGGGCGCGACGCCGCGTGGACCGACCGCATGATGAAGAAGAGCGAGCAGCGCTACACGCAGGTGTTCGGCGAGCCGCCGCACACGCACGGCGCGGCGGGCTGGCAGATGAACCAGCACGCCTTCGCGCGCCACGATGCCGTGGGCTACCGCTACGCATCGGACGGCCGCGCCCAGCTGCGCGACGACGGGTCGCTGGCCGATCCGCAGTTCGGCCCCTACCGCTACCGCGGGCTGTCGCACATCCAGATGCCCACCACCCTGCCTACCTTGGACGAGCTGCTGGGCCGCGAGATCGACGGCACCGTCATCGACGAGACCAATATCGCGTCCCACCTGCTGAAGCTGACGGCGCACCCGCAGCGCGACCACGTGTATACCTTGCACGCGGAGCTTGAAGGACAGAAACTCGCCCCCATATTCGAGCAGCTGTTATCAGGTTGGAAAGCCCAAGGGTACCGACTTGCCTCGATGGCGGACTATTATGAGAAGATAAAAGGCGACCCGCTGCCGGAACATCCCGTCCAGTGGGGCGAGTTACCGGGACGATCGGGCCAGCTGATCATCCTCGACAAGACTATGTAA
- a CDS encoding bifunctional UDP-4-keto-pentose/UDP-xylose synthase, with product MKKVLILGVNGFIGHHLSKRILETTDWEVYGMDMSSDRISHLVDHPRMHFFEGDITINTEWVEYHVKKCDVILPLVAIATPSTYVKEPLKVFELDFEANLPIVRSAAKYKKHLIFPSTSEVYGMSRDAEFDPENSELVYGPINKPRWIYACAKQLMDRVIWGYGMEGLNFTLFRPFNWIGAGLDSIHTPKEGSSRVLTQFFGHIVRGETIQLVDGGHQKRAFTYIDDGISALMKIIENKDGRATGQIYNIGNPTNNYSIRELADMMMKLAAEYPEYAAGAEKVQIVETSSGAYYGTGYQDVQNRVPKIENTKNDLDWAPSVTMADALRHIFDAYRGQVAAAQALVD from the coding sequence ATGAAAAAAGTCCTCATCCTCGGCGTCAACGGCTTCATCGGCCACCACCTCTCCAAGCGCATCCTCGAGACGACCGACTGGGAAGTCTACGGCATGGACATGAGCTCCGACCGCATCAGCCACCTGGTCGACCATCCGCGCATGCACTTCTTCGAAGGCGACATCACGATCAACACGGAATGGGTCGAGTACCACGTCAAGAAATGCGACGTGATCCTGCCGCTGGTCGCGATCGCGACGCCGTCGACGTACGTGAAGGAACCGCTGAAAGTCTTCGAGCTGGACTTCGAGGCGAACCTGCCGATCGTCCGCTCGGCCGCGAAATATAAAAAACACCTGATCTTCCCGTCGACGTCGGAAGTCTACGGCATGAGCCGCGACGCCGAATTCGATCCGGAGAACTCGGAACTGGTCTACGGCCCGATCAACAAGCCGCGCTGGATCTACGCCTGCGCGAAGCAGCTGATGGACCGCGTGATCTGGGGCTACGGCATGGAAGGCCTGAACTTCACACTGTTCCGTCCGTTCAACTGGATCGGCGCCGGCCTCGACTCCATCCACACGCCGAAGGAAGGTTCGTCGCGCGTGCTGACGCAGTTCTTCGGCCACATCGTGCGCGGCGAGACCATCCAGCTCGTCGACGGCGGCCACCAGAAACGCGCCTTCACGTACATCGACGACGGCATCTCGGCGCTCATGAAGATCATCGAGAACAAGGACGGCCGCGCCACCGGCCAGATCTACAACATCGGCAACCCGACGAATAACTATTCGATCCGCGAACTGGCCGACATGATGATGAAGCTCGCGGCGGAGTACCCGGAATACGCGGCCGGCGCGGAGAAAGTGCAGATCGTCGAGACCAGCTCGGGCGCCTACTACGGCACCGGCTACCAGGACGTGCAGAACCGCGTGCCGAAGATCGAGAACACGAAGAACGATCTCGATTGGGCCCCGTCCGTGACGATGGCCGACGCGCTGCGCCACATCTTCGACGCCTACCGTGGCCAGGTCGCCGCGGCCCAGGCGCTCGTCGACTGA
- a CDS encoding formyltransferase, translated as MTQPRKRAVVFAYHNVGVRCLKVLLAGGVDVALVITHQDSATENIWFESVLSLCETEGIPYLTPEDAKGADLLEAIKAAQPDLMFSFYFRHMLPQAILDIAPAYNMHGSLLPAFRGRAPTNWAVLHGATETGATLHEMTVKPDAGAIVAQQAVPILPDDTAFEVFGKVTVAAELALYHVLPSLLAGTAPRTPNDLTKGGYFGGRKPEDGRIDWTKPAQEVYNLHRAVAPPYPGAFTDVGPRRYVIERARLQNGNVQGLTPGLAVVDNAILGVCGDGRALVIHSLLADGLRISPAELRAQLAEGQA; from the coding sequence ATGACCCAACCCCGCAAACGCGCAGTCGTCTTCGCCTACCACAACGTGGGCGTACGCTGCCTGAAGGTGCTGCTGGCCGGGGGCGTCGACGTCGCCCTCGTCATCACGCACCAGGACAGCGCCACCGAGAACATCTGGTTCGAATCCGTCCTCTCGCTGTGCGAGACCGAAGGCATCCCCTACCTGACGCCGGAAGACGCGAAAGGCGCCGACCTGCTTGAAGCGATCAAGGCCGCGCAGCCGGACCTGATGTTCAGCTTCTACTTCCGCCACATGCTGCCGCAGGCGATCCTCGACATCGCGCCCGCGTACAACATGCACGGCTCGCTGCTGCCCGCGTTCCGCGGCCGCGCGCCCACCAACTGGGCCGTGCTGCACGGCGCCACCGAGACCGGCGCCACCCTGCACGAGATGACGGTGAAACCGGACGCCGGCGCCATCGTCGCGCAGCAGGCCGTGCCGATCCTGCCCGACGACACCGCGTTCGAAGTGTTCGGCAAGGTGACGGTCGCCGCGGAGCTGGCGCTGTACCACGTGCTGCCGAGTCTCCTCGCCGGCACGGCGCCGCGCACGCCCAACGACCTGACGAAAGGCGGCTACTTCGGCGGCCGCAAGCCGGAAGACGGCCGCATCGACTGGACGAAACCCGCGCAGGAGGTGTACAACCTGCACCGCGCCGTGGCCCCGCCCTATCCCGGCGCCTTCACGGACGTCGGCCCACGCCGCTACGTCATCGAACGCGCTCGATTACAGAACGGTAATGTTCAGGGCCTCACGCCGGGCCTCGCGGTCGTCGATAATGCCATCCTCGGCGTCTGCGGCGACGGCCGCGCGCTTGTCATTCACAGCCTGCTGGCCGACGGCCTGCGCATCTCTCCTGCCGAACTGCGGGCACAACTCGCGGAAGGCCAGGCCTGA
- a CDS encoding glycosyltransferase, with product MKPEVSVVIPVYNEEAGLANLFARLYPAMDALGLPYEVIFVNDGSRDNSVAILAEQYRKRPDVTRVVLFNGNYGQHMAILAGFEQTRGQIVITLDADLQNPPEEIHKLIAKMREGYDYVGSIRRKRQDSAWRTVASKAMNRVRERITNIHITDQGNMLRAYGRNVIDLVNQCGEVNTFVPALAYKFARKPTEIVVEHEERAAGESKYSLYSLIRLNFDLMTGFSLVPLQMFSLLGMTLSLLSALLVVVLIFRRFLLGAEAEGVFTLFAIAFFFMGVILFGIGLVGEYVGRIYQQVRARPRYVVATILEGVPPDLAELDGIEKRQVAR from the coding sequence ATGAAGCCGGAAGTCTCGGTCGTCATTCCGGTCTATAACGAGGAAGCTGGCCTGGCGAACCTGTTCGCGCGCCTGTACCCGGCGATGGACGCGCTGGGCCTGCCGTACGAAGTCATCTTCGTCAACGACGGCAGCCGCGACAACTCGGTGGCAATCCTGGCGGAGCAGTACCGCAAGCGCCCGGACGTCACGCGCGTCGTCCTCTTCAACGGCAACTACGGCCAGCACATGGCGATCCTCGCGGGCTTCGAACAGACGCGCGGCCAGATCGTCATCACGCTCGATGCCGACCTGCAGAACCCGCCGGAAGAGATCCACAAGCTGATCGCCAAGATGCGCGAGGGCTACGACTACGTGGGCTCGATCCGCCGCAAGCGCCAGGATTCCGCGTGGCGCACGGTCGCCTCGAAGGCCATGAACCGCGTGCGCGAGCGCATCACGAACATCCACATCACGGACCAGGGCAACATGCTGCGCGCCTACGGCCGCAACGTGATCGACCTCGTCAACCAGTGCGGCGAAGTGAACACCTTCGTGCCGGCGCTCGCCTATAAATTCGCGCGCAAGCCGACGGAAATCGTCGTCGAGCACGAGGAACGCGCGGCCGGCGAATCGAAGTATTCGCTGTACAGCCTCATACGCCTGAACTTCGACCTGATGACGGGCTTCTCGCTCGTGCCGCTGCAGATGTTCTCGCTGCTGGGCATGACCCTGTCGCTGCTGTCGGCGCTGCTGGTGGTCGTGCTCATCTTCCGCAGATTCCTGCTGGGCGCCGAGGCGGAAGGCGTGTTCACGCTGTTCGCGATCGCGTTCTTCTTCATGGGCGTGATCCTGTTCGGCATCGGCCTCGTGGGCGAGTACGTGGGCCGCATCTACCAGCAGGTGCGCGCACGGCCGCGCTACGTCGTCGCAACGATCCTGGAGGGCGTGCCGCCGGACCTGGCGGAACTCGACGGGATCGAGAAGCGGCAAGTCGCGCGCTGA
- a CDS encoding DegT/DnrJ/EryC1/StrS family aminotransferase, translating to MTAELPFLPFSRPTIDEETIAAVGEVLRSGWITTGPKNQAFEALLSEYFGGRPVRTFNSGTCTMEIALRIAGIGPGDEVITTPISWPATANVIIEVGATPVFADIDPVTRNMDLDKLEAAITPRTRAIIPVYLSGLPLDMDRLYAIANKHNLRVVEDAAQAIGSLWNGKRIGSFGDFASFSFQANKNITTGEGGCLVLNNLEEARLAEKYRLQGVTRSGVDGIDVDLLGGKYNMSDIMATIGLGQMKNLEKLTAHRAALARHYFDCFGPDFEESTGAQLPIQAFGTSNWHLFQIILPDNGPGTRADFMTRMQKEHNVGTGYHYAPIHLFTLYRERGFKEGMFPVAEKIGRLTVTLPMFNAMTIADVERAVAAVKAVLAK from the coding sequence ATGACTGCCGAGCTGCCCTTCCTGCCCTTTTCCCGGCCCACCATCGACGAAGAGACCATCGCCGCCGTCGGCGAAGTGCTGCGCTCCGGCTGGATCACGACCGGTCCGAAAAACCAGGCATTCGAGGCCCTGCTGTCGGAATATTTCGGCGGCCGTCCGGTCCGCACGTTCAATTCCGGCACCTGCACGATGGAGATCGCGCTGCGCATCGCCGGCATCGGTCCGGGCGACGAAGTGATCACGACGCCGATCTCGTGGCCGGCCACCGCCAACGTGATCATCGAAGTGGGCGCGACGCCGGTCTTCGCCGACATCGACCCGGTCACGCGCAACATGGACCTGGACAAGCTGGAAGCCGCGATCACCCCGCGTACCAGGGCGATCATCCCCGTGTATCTCTCCGGCCTGCCGCTGGACATGGACCGCCTGTACGCCATCGCGAACAAACACAACCTGCGCGTCGTCGAGGATGCCGCGCAGGCCATCGGCTCGCTGTGGAACGGCAAGCGCATCGGCTCGTTCGGCGACTTCGCGTCGTTCAGCTTCCAGGCCAACAAGAACATCACGACGGGCGAAGGCGGCTGCCTCGTCCTGAACAACCTGGAAGAGGCGCGCCTGGCCGAGAAGTACCGCCTGCAGGGCGTGACGCGCAGCGGCGTGGACGGCATCGACGTCGACCTCCTGGGCGGCAAGTACAACATGAGCGACATCATGGCGACCATCGGCCTGGGCCAGATGAAGAACCTGGAGAAGCTGACAGCGCACCGCGCCGCGCTCGCGCGCCATTACTTCGACTGCTTCGGTCCCGATTTCGAAGAGTCCACCGGCGCCCAGCTGCCGATCCAGGCCTTCGGCACGAGCAACTGGCACCTGTTCCAGATCATCCTGCCGGACAACGGCCCGGGCACGCGCGCCGACTTCATGACCCGCATGCAGAAGGAACACAACGTCGGCACCGGTTACCACTACGCGCCGATCCACCTGTTCACCCTGTACCGCGAGCGCGGTTTCAAGGAAGGGATGTTCCCCGTCGCCGAGAAGATCGGCCGCCTGACCGTCACGCTGCCGATGTTCAATGCGATGACCATTGCCGACGTCGAACGCGCGGTGGCTGCTGTCAAAGCGGTGCTCGCCAAATGA
- a CDS encoding 4-amino-4-deoxy-L-arabinose transferase, with translation MNLTTFAFIISGVILNACAQLLLKAGTNALGGAIHLTMSNWFSTFIKVVTQAPILGGLACYGISLVVWIIGLSRTDVTIAYPMLSLGYVVSAFGAWMFLGEAVSPQRLVAIGVIVIGVVLLART, from the coding sequence ATGAACCTCACCACCTTTGCCTTCATCATCTCCGGCGTGATCCTGAACGCCTGTGCCCAGCTGCTGCTGAAAGCGGGCACGAACGCCCTTGGCGGCGCCATCCACCTCACCATGAGCAACTGGTTCTCGACCTTCATCAAGGTCGTGACCCAGGCGCCGATCCTGGGCGGCCTGGCGTGCTACGGCATCTCGCTCGTCGTGTGGATCATCGGCCTGTCGCGCACGGACGTGACGATCGCGTATCCGATGCTGTCGCTGGGCTATGTCGTGTCGGCCTTCGGCGCGTGGATGTTCCTGGGCGAGGCGGTGTCGCCGCAGCGCCTCGTGGCCATCGGCGTCATCGTCATCGGCGTCGTGTTGCTGGCGAGAACCTAA
- a CDS encoding glycosyltransferase family 39 protein, which translates to MNDLHRNKTLTWTLLIAFAAVLLYVLGARTLVPPDEGRYAEMAREMFASGDWITTRLNGIKYFEKPPLQTWMNALSFTLFGLGDWQARLWTGLCGLLGVVLTGVAGTRVFGARIGFYAALVLGSSFYWVACSQIDSLDMGLSGMMTVALCALLIAQRDDASESERRNWMLVCWAGMALSVLSKGLIGLVLPGGVLVFYTIFSRDWAIWTRLHIVKGLILFFLIATPWFVLVGLKNPEQPHFFFVHEHFDRFLKKEHHREAAWYIFFVLLAAGSVPWVGVLMQSLVAGARRDGETTAFRPRLMLLVWVAFITLFFTKSNSKLPGYILPVFPGVALLVAVYLDAGTRRGRMLTAALTALLGVGFLVTVPFMHKFARHAGEDVLYAAYQPWVLAAGLVLLIGGCLALLYARQMLRDLFVVVLAVAGFAGTQLLLVGFEPIGQVRAGVNLLPALKAAGAANPAMKVYSVGIYEQSLTFYLGRRVTLVDYRDEFDFGLQQQPELAIPTIPAFLVRWRADAAAGVRNVAITRPEIAADLQRQGVPLRIVAADARRTVIANF; encoded by the coding sequence ATGAACGACCTGCACCGGAACAAGACCCTCACCTGGACCCTGCTGATCGCCTTTGCCGCCGTCCTGCTGTATGTATTGGGCGCACGCACGCTCGTGCCGCCGGACGAAGGCCGCTACGCCGAGATGGCGCGCGAGATGTTCGCCAGCGGCGACTGGATCACGACGCGCCTGAACGGCATCAAGTATTTCGAAAAACCCCCGCTGCAGACGTGGATGAACGCCCTGTCGTTCACCCTGTTCGGCCTCGGCGACTGGCAGGCGCGCCTGTGGACGGGCCTGTGCGGCCTGCTCGGCGTCGTGCTGACCGGCGTGGCGGGCACGCGCGTGTTCGGCGCGCGCATCGGTTTCTATGCCGCGCTGGTGCTGGGCTCCTCGTTCTACTGGGTGGCGTGCAGCCAGATCGATTCGCTCGACATGGGCCTGTCCGGCATGATGACGGTGGCCCTGTGCGCCCTCCTCATCGCCCAGCGCGACGATGCTTCCGAATCCGAACGCCGCAACTGGATGCTCGTATGCTGGGCCGGCATGGCGCTGTCGGTGCTGTCCAAGGGCCTGATCGGCCTCGTGCTGCCGGGCGGCGTGCTCGTGTTCTACACGATCTTCTCACGCGACTGGGCCATCTGGACGCGCCTGCACATCGTGAAAGGCCTGATCCTGTTCTTCCTGATCGCCACGCCGTGGTTCGTGCTGGTCGGACTGAAGAATCCGGAGCAGCCGCACTTCTTCTTCGTCCACGAACACTTCGACCGATTCCTCAAGAAGGAACACCACCGCGAAGCGGCGTGGTACATCTTCTTCGTGCTGCTGGCCGCCGGCAGCGTGCCGTGGGTCGGCGTACTGATGCAAAGTCTCGTGGCCGGTGCGCGCCGCGACGGCGAGACGACGGCCTTCCGCCCGCGCCTGATGCTGCTCGTGTGGGTGGCGTTCATCACGCTGTTCTTCACCAAGTCGAATTCCAAGCTGCCCGGCTACATCCTGCCCGTGTTCCCCGGCGTCGCGCTGCTGGTGGCGGTCTACCTGGACGCCGGCACGCGCCGCGGCCGCATGCTGACGGCCGCCCTGACGGCGCTGCTGGGCGTGGGCTTCCTCGTCACCGTCCCGTTCATGCACAAGTTCGCCAGGCATGCGGGCGAGGACGTACTGTACGCGGCGTATCAACCGTGGGTGCTGGCGGCCGGCCTCGTGCTGCTGATCGGCGGCTGCCTCGCCCTGCTGTACGCGCGCCAGATGCTGCGCGACCTGTTCGTCGTCGTGCTGGCCGTCGCCGGTTTCGCCGGCACGCAGCTGCTGCTCGTCGGCTTCGAGCCGATCGGCCAGGTGCGCGCGGGCGTCAACCTGCTGCCCGCGCTGAAGGCGGCCGGCGCCGCGAACCCGGCCATGAAAGTCTATTCGGTCGGGATCTATGAGCAGTCGCTGACCTTCTATCTCGGCCGTCGCGTGACCCTCGTCGATTACCGCGACGAGTTCGACTTCGGCCTTCAGCAGCAGCCGGAACTCGCGATCCCGACGATTCCCGCATTCCTGGTCCGCTGGCGCGCGGATGCGGCCGCGGGCGTGCGCAACGTGGCGATCACCCGTCCGGAGATCGCAGCCGACCTGCAGCGCCAGGGCGTCCCCCTGCGCATCGTGGCGGCGGACGCGCGCCGTACCGTCATCGCGAATTTTTAA
- a CDS encoding Mth938-like domain-containing protein, whose protein sequence is MKLHSSSTEKYQTVTGYDRAGVEINAQRFDYSVLVMPEVAPRPWPVTRFEDLKAEHFEAIAADKPDVVILGTGERQRFVHPRLVTSLSSQRIGVESMDSHAACRTYNILMGEGRKVTLALIIEGDAKAA, encoded by the coding sequence ATGAAGCTCCATTCCAGCAGCACCGAAAAATACCAGACGGTCACCGGCTACGACCGGGCCGGCGTCGAGATCAACGCCCAGCGCTTCGACTACAGCGTGCTCGTGATGCCCGAGGTGGCACCGCGCCCGTGGCCCGTGACGCGCTTCGAGGACCTGAAAGCCGAACATTTCGAGGCGATCGCCGCCGACAAACCCGACGTCGTCATCCTCGGCACCGGCGAGCGCCAGCGCTTCGTGCATCCGCGCCTGGTCACCAGCCTGTCCAGCCAGCGCATCGGCGTGGAGAGCATGGACAGCCATGCCGCCTGCCGCACCTACAACATCCTGATGGGCGAAGGCCGCAAGGTGACGCTGGCGCTGATCATCGAAGGGGACGCGAAGGCCGCATGA
- a CDS encoding pyridoxal phosphate-dependent aminotransferase → MRPILKSNKLDDVCYEIRGPALQIARQMEEDGHKIIKLNIGNLAVFGFDPPDEIVQDMIRNMHGSAGYTDSKGMFAPRKAIMHYTQEKNIRGVGIDDIYLGNGASELIVMGMQGLLNSGDEVLVPAPDYPLWTAAVSLAGGNPVHYVCDEQAGWLPDIDDMRKKITPNTRAIVVINPNNPTGALYSRDVLLEIVELARQHQLIIYADEIYDKTLYDGEEHTSIASLADDVLFVTLNGLSKNYRSCGYRAGWMVLSGEKRHAKDYIEGLNMLASMRLCANAPGQFAIQTALGGHQSIAHLVAPGGRLARQRDLAHQLLTDIPGVTCVKPKAALYMFPRLDPKIYPIADDQQFICELLSEEKVLLVQGTGFNWKTPDHFRLVFLPNSDDLTDACGRIARFLDGYRRRHAR, encoded by the coding sequence TTGCGACCGATTCTGAAATCCAACAAGCTCGACGACGTCTGCTACGAGATCCGTGGCCCGGCGCTGCAGATCGCGCGCCAGATGGAAGAAGATGGCCACAAGATCATCAAATTGAACATCGGCAACCTGGCCGTGTTCGGTTTCGATCCGCCGGACGAGATCGTCCAGGACATGATCCGCAATATGCACGGCTCGGCCGGCTACACGGACTCCAAGGGCATGTTTGCACCGCGCAAAGCGATCATGCACTACACGCAGGAAAAGAACATCCGCGGCGTCGGCATCGACGACATCTACCTGGGCAATGGCGCCTCCGAACTGATCGTGATGGGCATGCAGGGCCTGCTGAACAGCGGCGACGAAGTCCTCGTGCCCGCGCCCGATTACCCGCTGTGGACGGCGGCCGTGAGCCTGGCCGGCGGCAATCCGGTGCACTATGTCTGCGACGAACAGGCCGGCTGGCTGCCGGACATCGACGACATGCGCAAGAAGATCACGCCGAATACGCGCGCGATCGTCGTCATCAACCCGAACAACCCGACCGGCGCGCTGTATTCGCGCGACGTGCTGCTGGAGATCGTCGAACTGGCGCGCCAGCACCAGCTGATCATCTACGCCGACGAAATCTACGACAAGACCTTGTACGATGGCGAAGAGCATACGTCGATCGCCTCGCTGGCCGACGACGTCCTGTTCGTCACGCTGAACGGCCTGTCGAAGAACTACCGCTCGTGCGGCTACCGTGCCGGCTGGATGGTCCTCTCCGGCGAAAAACGCCATGCGAAGGACTATATCGAAGGCCTGAACATGCTGGCGTCGATGCGCCTGTGCGCGAACGCGCCGGGCCAGTTCGCGATCCAGACCGCGCTCGGCGGCCACCAGAGCATTGCGCACCTCGTGGCCCCCGGCGGCCGCCTCGCACGCCAGCGCGACCTGGCTCACCAACTCCTGACCGATATCCCGGGCGTTACCTGCGTCAAGCCAAAAGCGGCGCTGTACATGTTCCCACGCCTCGACCCGAAGATCTACCCGATCGCCGATGACCAGCAATTTATCTGTGAGCTGTTGTCCGAGGAAAAAGTCCTGCTGGTGCAAGGCACTGGCTTCAACTGGAAGACGCCGGACCATTTCCGCCTGGTCTTCCTCCCCAATTCCGACGACCTGACGGATGCGTGCGGCCGTATCGCCCGCTTCCTCGACGGCTACCGGCGCCGCCACGCGCGCTGA
- a CDS encoding homoserine dehydrogenase: MKPIKAGLLGLGTVGAGTYHVLQRNQEEIRRRAGRGIEVAMVAVRNLERAKRIVGSEVEVVADPFAVVNNPDIDIVVELIGGYDLTRELVLQAIANGKHVVTANKALLALHGNEIFEAAQAKGVMVAFEAAVAGGIPIIKALREGLSANRIESVAGIINGTTNFILSEMRDKGLDFGTVLKQAQELGYAEADPTFDIEGVDAAHKLTIMSAIAFGIPVQFGSAHIEGISQLQAVDLRYAEQLGYRIKLLGITRRTTVDGKEGIELRVHPTLVPGARLIANVEGAMNAVLVQADAVGATLYYGKGAGAEPTASAVIADLIDVTRLATADPYSRVPHLAFQPTELADVPILPMEEIRTSYYLRVTVQDQLGVMADLTRILADAGISIDAVLQKEPGEKARTDIVIITHQTREKYVNAAIAKIESLATTVGKVVRIRLESLG; this comes from the coding sequence ATGAAACCCATCAAAGCAGGCTTGCTCGGCCTCGGCACCGTCGGTGCAGGCACCTACCACGTCCTCCAACGCAACCAGGAAGAAATCCGCCGCCGCGCCGGCCGCGGCATCGAGGTGGCGATGGTCGCCGTCCGTAACCTCGAACGCGCCAAGCGTATCGTGGGCAGCGAAGTCGAGGTCGTCGCCGACCCGTTCGCCGTCGTGAACAATCCGGACATCGACATCGTCGTCGAACTGATCGGCGGCTACGACCTGACGCGCGAACTGGTGCTGCAGGCGATCGCCAACGGCAAGCACGTCGTCACCGCCAACAAGGCGCTGCTGGCGCTGCACGGCAACGAAATCTTCGAGGCGGCCCAGGCCAAGGGCGTGATGGTGGCGTTCGAAGCGGCCGTCGCCGGCGGCATCCCGATCATCAAGGCGCTGCGCGAAGGCCTGTCGGCCAACCGCATCGAATCCGTGGCCGGCATCATCAACGGCACGACCAACTTCATCCTGTCCGAGATGCGCGACAAGGGCCTGGACTTCGGCACCGTGCTGAAGCAGGCGCAGGAACTGGGCTATGCGGAAGCGGATCCGACCTTCGACATCGAAGGCGTGGACGCGGCGCACAAGCTGACCATCATGTCCGCCATCGCGTTCGGCATCCCCGTGCAGTTCGGCAGCGCCCACATCGAGGGCATCAGCCAGCTGCAGGCCGTGGACCTGCGCTACGCCGAACAACTGGGCTATCGCATCAAGCTGCTGGGCATCACCCGCCGCACGACGGTCGACGGTAAAGAGGGCATCGAACTGCGCGTGCACCCGACCCTGGTGCCGGGCGCGCGCCTGATCGCCAACGTGGAAGGCGCGATGAACGCCGTGCTCGTGCAGGCCGACGCCGTGGGCGCGACGCTGTACTACGGCAAGGGCGCCGGTGCAGAGCCGACCGCGTCCGCCGTCATCGCCGACCTGATCGATGTAACCCGCCTGGCGACCGCCGACCCGTATTCGCGCGTGCCGCACCTGGCATTCCAGCCGACGGAACTGGCCGACGTGCCGATCCTGCCGATGGAAGAAATCCGCACCAGCTACTACCTGCGCGTGACCGTGCAGGACCAGCTGGGCGTGATGGCCGACCTGACCCGCATCCTGGCCGACGCCGGCATCTCCATCGACGCCGTGCTGCAGAAGGAGCCGGGCGAGAAGGCGCGCACGGACATCGTCATCATCACCCACCAGACCCGCGAAAAATACGTCAACGCCGCGATCGCCAAGATCGAGAGCCTGGCGACGACCGTGGGCAAGGTTGTGCGCATTCGCCTGGAAAGCCTGGGCTGA